Part of the Candidatus Acidiferrales bacterium genome, CACAAGACCCCGCCGAAGACGCGGACGGATGACGTCAAGAAAGTGCTCCACGGCGTTGAGGTTGTTGACCCCTATCGGTGGCTCGAAGACTCAGAAAGCCCGAAGACGCGGGCAGGATTGACCGGACGTGAGTCACAGGGATTCATTGCGCGCTTGTCCGCCGCGGGCGCCAAAGTTTGGCAGTCGAGAGGAGGCATGTCATGGCTCAGAAGGTCATCGAGATTGTAGGGGTTTCGAAGGACAGCTTCGCCCGTGCCGCCGAGAATGCGGTGGCCGAGGCCGCCAAGAGCGTGCGCGGGATGAAGTGGGCGCGAGTCGCCGAACTGGAGATGGGGCTGGACGGCAAGAAAATCACCGAATACCGCGTCACCGCCCGCATCTACTTCGACGTCGAGCGCTAAATCGGTTCCATCCTCGCCCGACCGCATGGGCGGACGCTACCCTGCTCGCGAAGACTTGCGCCCAGCCCTACGGCGCAACCCCGACAAGCAAAAGCAAAAAGCCGGAGAAAAGCTTTTTCATCCCGGCGCAGGGTATCACTCCACATGGCATAGGAACAAGACGCCGGGTTAGCCAGGGTTTTGACTTCAAGCTGTGGGGAGAATTCGTCTGTCAGCCCGGAGCAGAAGCGTCCCTGACCATACAGGGGGTCTCCGCTCGACGCCCCCAACCTTCGCTCGCCCGCTGCTATCTATACCCCGAGGTCGGGGATGGTGGCGAGGCTGTCGTTGAACCGATTGGTAAAGTTCGCCATGCAGATGACCAGTGTGAGCTCGACGATCTGGCCTTCGTCGTAATACTTGCGCAATTCCTCAAGCGTGCCCGGGCGAATGGCCGCCGCCCCGCGGGTCACCCGTTCGGCATAGAGGATCGTCGCCTTATCCTTCTCGTCAAAAAGTGGGCTGCGTTGGTAGAAGTGTAGGGCCTGAATTTGTTCGTCGGTGATGCCGATTCGCTTCGCCGAAGCGATATGGGCCCGCGTTCAATACTCGCAGCCGTTGAGCATCGCCGTTTTCAGGTAGGCCAGCTCCTTGTAGCGGGGATCGACGGTCCCTTCGTTGATGATGGCGCCGTAAAGTGGGACGAATTTCTTCAGCACGTCAGGCCGGTGAGCCATCGTGCCGAAGAAGTTGGGCATCTTGCCAAATTTTTTTGCCAGCGCGTCGTAGATTTCATGCACTTCCGGAGCAGCCTTTTCTTTGGAGAGGGGATTGACAATAGCCATCGAATGCCTCCTTTGATTTGTAGTGGAGATCAGAACTCTATCCTAAGGCCTTCCTGGTGCACAAGTACAGAGTTCCTGCGAGGAAAGTCAGCGGCCTTTGAACTTGGCCATGCGCTTTTCGAGGTAGGCTTTCATCCCCTCGGCGGCGTCCTCGCTCGCGAAGACTTGCGCCAGCACCTCGCGCTCGAGCGCCAGGCCCTCGCTCAGGGATGCTTCGAGGCCGGACTTCATGGCGCGCTTGATGCGGCCGACCGCCAGGCTGGATTTCGCGGGCGGGATGAACTGTCGCACATAGGCGACCACATCGTCAAAAAAGCTCTGCTGCTCGAAGATCTGGTTGACCAGACCCATCTCCTGCGCTTCCTCGAACGAGAACGTAACGCCGGTGGCGGCCAGTTCGAGCGCTCGCCCGCGGCCCACCAGCCGCGCCAGCCGCTGCGTGCCGCCCATCCCGGGGATCACGCCCAGGTTGACTTCAGCGAGCCCGATGCGCCCGCCGTCCTTCTTGGCCAGCCGTAGGTCAGCCGCCATGGCAATCTCGAGGCCGCCGCCCACCGTGTGGCCGTTCAGCGCCGCCACCACCAGCTTCGGCGTGTTCTCGAGGCGAAGAAGGGTTTCGTGGCCGAACAGAGAGAAGTTGTAGCGCATCTCAGGCGAAGCCTCGGAGATGAACCGGATTTCTGCGCCGGCGGAGAAGAATTTCTCCCCCGCCCCGCGCAGCACAATGGCGTGAACGTTTGAATCGAAGCGAGCCTGGACGATCGCGGCATCGAGTTGGCACAAGAGGTCGAGGTTGTAGGTATTGGCCGGAGGATTGTTGATCTCCAGGATGGCCAGACCGTCCTGGACGGTGTAGCGAACAAGCTGCTCAGTCATCGAATTTCTCCGCTAAGTTTTGCCGACGACGACGGATTTCGTCTCCATATAGTAGTCGAGCGCTTCCGAGCCGTGCTCCTTGCCGAGCCCGCTCCACTTCACGCCGCCGAAAGGCAACTCGTCGTAAATGATCTGAGCCGAGTTGATCCAGGTATAGCCCGACTCGATGCGCTCGGCCGCCGCCATCGCCCGGGCGAGGTCGCGGCTCCAGACCGACGAGCCCAAGCCATAGATGGAATGGTTGGCGCGAGCGATGGCCTCCTCCCAATCTTTCACTTTGAAGATGGGCAGGGCGGGCCCGAAGCATTCTTCCTGAACGATGCGGGCCTCGTCGGGAACATCACTCAAAAGGGTCGGCAGATAAAAAAAGCCCTTCTCGTACTCCCGCCCTACCGGGCGCTTGCCGCCGGCGAGGATTTTTCCGCCGCGCTTGACCGCGTCCGCCACCTGCTCCTCCACCTCTTCGCGCTGCGCCGCGGTGTGGAGCGGCCCGAGCCGCGTCTCCGCTTCGAGCCCATTGCCCACTTTGAGCCGCTTCACCTTCTCTACGAGCTTCGAGACAAAATCGTCATGGATGCGCTCGAAAAGGTAGAGCCGCTTGATGGCCAGGCAGGCTTGGCCGCAGTTGTAGAAGCGGCCCACGGCAGCGGCGCTGACGGCCGCCTCCAGGTCGGCATCGTCGGCCACGATCATCGGGTCGCTCCCGCCGAGTTCGAGCGTCACCCGCTTGATTTCCCGGGCAGCGACTTCCATCACGTGCTTGCCGGTGCGCGTTTCGCCGGTAAAACCAATCTTGCGGATGGCCGGGTGGCGCAGGATTTCTTCGCCCACCGTCCCGCCCGGGCCGGTGACAATATTGAGCGCGCCGGGCGTGATGCCGGCCTCGCAGAGCAGCTCAATACAGCGAATATCAGTCAGCGGCGAGGTACTGGCGGGCTTGACAATGACGGCGTTCCCGGCCAGCAGCGCCGGGCCCAGCTTGTTTCCGAGCAATGACACGGGAAAGTTCCACGGCACAATCGCTCCGCAAATTCCGATGGGCCGCTTCAAGATCAATCCGTACTTGCCTTCATCCAGGCGCGGGATGTGGCCGCCGCGGATGGTTTTGGCCAGGCCGGCATAGTGCTCGAGCGTGTGAGCAAAGCGACGCAGCTCGC contains:
- a CDS encoding dodecin family protein, which codes for MAQKVIEIVGVSKDSFARAAENAVAEAAKSVRGMKWARVAELEMGLDGKKITEYRVTARIYFDVER
- a CDS encoding aldehyde dehydrogenase family protein, with amino-acid sequence MAKMMIGGEPAESTSAEWFEVRNPATGEVVETVPKGTVEDVQRAVAAAEKALPEWSALASSRRGEILHKAVHLIQEHESELAKLLTEEQGKPLSESVRELRRFAHTLEHYAGLAKTIRGGHIPRLDEGKYGLILKRPIGICGAIVPWNFPVSLLGNKLGPALLAGNAVIVKPASTSPLTDIRCIELLCEAGITPGALNIVTGPGGTVGEEILRHPAIRKIGFTGETRTGKHVMEVAAREIKRVTLELGGSDPMIVADDADLEAAVSAAAVGRFYNCGQACLAIKRLYLFERIHDDFVSKLVEKVKRLKVGNGLEAETRLGPLHTAAQREEVEEQVADAVKRGGKILAGGKRPVGREYEKGFFYLPTLLSDVPDEARIVQEECFGPALPIFKVKDWEEAIARANHSIYGLGSSVWSRDLARAMAAAERIESGYTWINSAQIIYDELPFGGVKWSGLGKEHGSEALDYYMETKSVVVGKT
- a CDS encoding carboxymuconolactone decarboxylase family protein, which translates into the protein MAIVNPLSKEKAAPEVHEIYDALAKKFGKMPNFFGTMAHRPDVLKKFVPLYGAIINEGTVDPRYKELAYLKTAMLNGCEY
- a CDS encoding enoyl-CoA hydratase-related protein: MTEQLVRYTVQDGLAILEINNPPANTYNLDLLCQLDAAIVQARFDSNVHAIVLRGAGEKFFSAGAEIRFISEASPEMRYNFSLFGHETLLRLENTPKLVVAALNGHTVGGGLEIAMAADLRLAKKDGGRIGLAEVNLGVIPGMGGTQRLARLVGRGRALELAATGVTFSFEEAQEMGLVNQIFEQQSFFDDVVAYVRQFIPPAKSSLAVGRIKRAMKSGLEASLSEGLALEREVLAQVFASEDAAEGMKAYLEKRMAKFKGR